A region from the Triticum aestivum cultivar Chinese Spring chromosome 3D, IWGSC CS RefSeq v2.1, whole genome shotgun sequence genome encodes:
- the LOC123080064 gene encoding protein IQ-DOMAIN 13 isoform X2 — protein MYSWQVQLVAQYPQPPPPQPPQQYRESARDKKRWGFGRSRQHADPAPLMSIPLYRQPSSIEKILGDAEMERQYYARPPAQYQIAPAKPTTATVAATAPTTPAAREREREWGRERERERERDGGGDKQQQHAAMLQLPAPPSSPPPLIRRFDHDREQQQRLQRLQQGRAEMAEWRQPQQHTRTRARQRAVAPEQARAAAVAIQAAFRGYSARRSYRSLRGLIRLQAVVRGPSVRRQTAHAMRCMQTLVRVQAQVRASRVEAMERRNDRHGAMLRDGRRWRSGSQDGGMWDDSLLSRDEADARTKRKAEAVMKRERALAYSYSHQVMKSTPMAAHAILADLQSGRNPWWWSPIDRSSHEREYPRHVEPAVSRPRPTLAVARREMSMSMMTPMSTAGHREMNMMTPISTTAAHRQMNTMTPISTTAAHRQMSMATPMTTAANTPARSVVSAYYKQPSNKPARGARGAAPPSSHGGGSVRDDESLTSCPAFGVPNYMTPTMSASAKARARAHLLQQQLDKERRAAEQKPRFSFGLGQSIGSWAKSPFWRGGGGGGEQSAAPSRVGTPAASTAGGGGRHKHRRSVSGLSVDSTVSMPAGVGRRSFK, from the exons ATGTATTCATGGCAGGTGCAGCTGGTAGCGCAgtacccgcagccgccgccgccgcagccgccgcagcAGTACCGGGAGAGCGCGAGGGACAAGAAGCGATGGGGGTTCGGGCGGTCGCGGCAGCACGCCGACCCGGCGCCGCTGATGAGCATCCCGCTGTACCGGCAGCCGAGCAGCATCGAGAAGATCCTGGGCGACGCCGAGATGGAGCGGCAGTACTACGCCAGGCCGCCGGCGCAGTACCAGATCGCCCCCGCCAAGCCCAccaccgccaccgtcgccgccacgGCGCCGACCACGCCCGCGGCGCGCGAGCGCGAGCGGGAGTGGGGGCGTGAGCGCGAGCGGGAGCGGGagcgcgatggcggcggcgacaagCAGCAGCAGCACGCGGCGATGCTCCAGCTGcctgcgccgccgtcctcgccgccgccgctcatcCGGCGGTTCGACCACGACagggagcagcagcagaggctgCAGCGGCTGCAGCAGGGCAGGGCGGAGATGGCCGAGTGGCGGCAGCCGCAGCAGCATACCAGAACACGGGCGAGGCAGCGGGCCGTGGCGCCGGAGCAGGCCCGCGCGGCGGCCGTGGCGATCCAGGCCGCGTTCCGGGGCTACTCGGCGCGCCGGAGCTACCGGTCGCTGCGGGGCCTGATCCGGCTGCAGGCGGTGGTGCGCGGGCCCAGCGTGCGGCGGCAGACGGCGCACGCGATGCGGTGCATGCAGACGCTGGTGCGCGTGCAGGCCCAGGTGCGCGCCAGCCGCGTGGAGGCCATGGAGCGACGCAACGACCGCCACGGCGCCATGCTCCGGGACGGCCGCCGCTGGCGCTCCGGCTCGCAG GACGGCGGCATGTGGGACGACAGCCTGCTGAGCCGGGACGAGGCGGACGCGAGGACGAAGCGCAAGGCGGAGGCCGTGATGAAGCGCGAGCGAGCCCTCGCCTACTCCTACTCCCACCAG GTGATGAAGTCGACGCCGATGGCGGCCCACGCGATCCTGGCTGACCTCCAGTCGGGCCGGAACCCATGGTGGTGGTCGCCCATCGACCGCAGCAGCCACGAGCGCGAGTACCCCCGCCACGTCGAGCCAGCTGTCAGCCGGCCCAGGCCCACGCTCGCCGTCGCGCGCCGCGAGATGAGCATGAGCATGATGACGCCCATGTCCACGGCCGGGCACCGCGAGATGAACATGATGACGCCGATCTCGACGACGGCCGCGCACCGCCAGATGAACACGATGACGCCGATCTCGACGACGGCCGCGCACCGCCAGATGAGCATGGCGACGCCGATGACGACGGCCGCGAACACGCCGGCGCGGTCGGTGGTGTCGGCCTACTACAAGCAGCCCAGCAACAAGCCCGCGCGGGGCGCACGAGGAGCGGCGCCGCCGTCGAGCCACGGCGGCGGCAGCGTCCGCGACGACGAGAGCCTGACGAGCTGCCCGGCGTTCGGCGTGCCCAACTACATGACGCCGACCATGTCGGCGTCCGCCAAGGCCCGGGCGCGCGCGCACCTGCTGCAGCAGCAGCTGGACAAGGAGCGGCGCGCGGCGGAGCAGAAGCCCAGGTTCTCGTTCGGGCTCGGGCAGAGCATCGGGAGCTGGGCCAAGAGCCCGttctggcggggcggcggcggcggcggggagcagtCGGCCGCGCCGTCGCGGGTGGGCACGccggcggcgtccacggcgggcGGGGGCGGCCGCCACAAGCACCGGCGGTCCGTCAGCGGGCTCAGCGTCGACTCCACCGTGTCCATGCCGGCCGGCGTCGGCCGTCGGTCGTTCAAGTAG
- the LOC123080064 gene encoding protein IQ-DOMAIN 13 isoform X1, with protein sequence MGKKGSSWITALKKAFTTNPKDKPTNVQLVAQYPQPPPPQPPQQYRESARDKKRWGFGRSRQHADPAPLMSIPLYRQPSSIEKILGDAEMERQYYARPPAQYQIAPAKPTTATVAATAPTTPAAREREREWGRERERERERDGGGDKQQQHAAMLQLPAPPSSPPPLIRRFDHDREQQQRLQRLQQGRAEMAEWRQPQQHTRTRARQRAVAPEQARAAAVAIQAAFRGYSARRSYRSLRGLIRLQAVVRGPSVRRQTAHAMRCMQTLVRVQAQVRASRVEAMERRNDRHGAMLRDGRRWRSGSQDGGMWDDSLLSRDEADARTKRKAEAVMKRERALAYSYSHQVMKSTPMAAHAILADLQSGRNPWWWSPIDRSSHEREYPRHVEPAVSRPRPTLAVARREMSMSMMTPMSTAGHREMNMMTPISTTAAHRQMNTMTPISTTAAHRQMSMATPMTTAANTPARSVVSAYYKQPSNKPARGARGAAPPSSHGGGSVRDDESLTSCPAFGVPNYMTPTMSASAKARARAHLLQQQLDKERRAAEQKPRFSFGLGQSIGSWAKSPFWRGGGGGGEQSAAPSRVGTPAASTAGGGGRHKHRRSVSGLSVDSTVSMPAGVGRRSFK encoded by the exons ATgggcaagaagggaagcagctggaTCACTGCACTCAAGAAGGCCTTCACCACAAACCCCAAGGACAAGCCAACAAAT GTGCAGCTGGTAGCGCAgtacccgcagccgccgccgccgcagccgccgcagcAGTACCGGGAGAGCGCGAGGGACAAGAAGCGATGGGGGTTCGGGCGGTCGCGGCAGCACGCCGACCCGGCGCCGCTGATGAGCATCCCGCTGTACCGGCAGCCGAGCAGCATCGAGAAGATCCTGGGCGACGCCGAGATGGAGCGGCAGTACTACGCCAGGCCGCCGGCGCAGTACCAGATCGCCCCCGCCAAGCCCAccaccgccaccgtcgccgccacgGCGCCGACCACGCCCGCGGCGCGCGAGCGCGAGCGGGAGTGGGGGCGTGAGCGCGAGCGGGAGCGGGagcgcgatggcggcggcgacaagCAGCAGCAGCACGCGGCGATGCTCCAGCTGcctgcgccgccgtcctcgccgccgccgctcatcCGGCGGTTCGACCACGACagggagcagcagcagaggctgCAGCGGCTGCAGCAGGGCAGGGCGGAGATGGCCGAGTGGCGGCAGCCGCAGCAGCATACCAGAACACGGGCGAGGCAGCGGGCCGTGGCGCCGGAGCAGGCCCGCGCGGCGGCCGTGGCGATCCAGGCCGCGTTCCGGGGCTACTCGGCGCGCCGGAGCTACCGGTCGCTGCGGGGCCTGATCCGGCTGCAGGCGGTGGTGCGCGGGCCCAGCGTGCGGCGGCAGACGGCGCACGCGATGCGGTGCATGCAGACGCTGGTGCGCGTGCAGGCCCAGGTGCGCGCCAGCCGCGTGGAGGCCATGGAGCGACGCAACGACCGCCACGGCGCCATGCTCCGGGACGGCCGCCGCTGGCGCTCCGGCTCGCAG GACGGCGGCATGTGGGACGACAGCCTGCTGAGCCGGGACGAGGCGGACGCGAGGACGAAGCGCAAGGCGGAGGCCGTGATGAAGCGCGAGCGAGCCCTCGCCTACTCCTACTCCCACCAG GTGATGAAGTCGACGCCGATGGCGGCCCACGCGATCCTGGCTGACCTCCAGTCGGGCCGGAACCCATGGTGGTGGTCGCCCATCGACCGCAGCAGCCACGAGCGCGAGTACCCCCGCCACGTCGAGCCAGCTGTCAGCCGGCCCAGGCCCACGCTCGCCGTCGCGCGCCGCGAGATGAGCATGAGCATGATGACGCCCATGTCCACGGCCGGGCACCGCGAGATGAACATGATGACGCCGATCTCGACGACGGCCGCGCACCGCCAGATGAACACGATGACGCCGATCTCGACGACGGCCGCGCACCGCCAGATGAGCATGGCGACGCCGATGACGACGGCCGCGAACACGCCGGCGCGGTCGGTGGTGTCGGCCTACTACAAGCAGCCCAGCAACAAGCCCGCGCGGGGCGCACGAGGAGCGGCGCCGCCGTCGAGCCACGGCGGCGGCAGCGTCCGCGACGACGAGAGCCTGACGAGCTGCCCGGCGTTCGGCGTGCCCAACTACATGACGCCGACCATGTCGGCGTCCGCCAAGGCCCGGGCGCGCGCGCACCTGCTGCAGCAGCAGCTGGACAAGGAGCGGCGCGCGGCGGAGCAGAAGCCCAGGTTCTCGTTCGGGCTCGGGCAGAGCATCGGGAGCTGGGCCAAGAGCCCGttctggcggggcggcggcggcggcggggagcagtCGGCCGCGCCGTCGCGGGTGGGCACGccggcggcgtccacggcgggcGGGGGCGGCCGCCACAAGCACCGGCGGTCCGTCAGCGGGCTCAGCGTCGACTCCACCGTGTCCATGCCGGCCGGCGTCGGCCGTCGGTCGTTCAAGTAG